GCGCTTCCTGTTATCGAATGATCAACGCATGTCCGTCCTGGGCTGAGACCAGGGCATTGACGGGTTGCCCGAGTTGTTTTTGCCCATTGGGAAATGCGGTATCTTTTCCCACCTGGATTTTAATCTGTTTTTCGGCTGACGCCTCTTCAATGATAAACAGGTCTCCCTGGATGGCCTGAAGCGTCCCTTCCACATTGACATACCGTGCCGTCGAAGTCGGCGAATTCGTCTGTAGTTCCTGCCGAACTTGAGGTGCTTGAGACTTCTGTTCTCCCTCCATGGCAAGCCCCGAGAGCACTCCCTGGAAACCACCCATCACCACCATCAAGATGCAAAATTTGGTCAATGGTTTCATTTCAACCTCCTTCCACGACACATAAATGCGACTGAGGACCTTATCGTGTTTCGTTGCTGACACTTAATAGATATTGCAAGGCTCATTCCCTACCATGACATCTATTTTTTCATGAACAACATCAAGTGGTTAGATTTCTCCTGTGGCAAACCGCAACAGGATTCACATGAGGAGGTGCAGGCAATCGCCTACAACTTCCCCAATAACCCTGTAGGGAGATAAATGCAGATAGCCAGATACATGAAACACGACGGGCCCCTCCTCCTGTTGATGAAGAAGGGGCCCGGAAGGATGACTTAATCGAACCCTTGATGCGCCAAACCTGAAAACGTCCTCTCAGGTCCATAAGAAAACGAAAGAAATCTCCTCAAGAGGACATTTTTATCATTAGGGATGGTTTTTCTCTATCCCACCATCATGACCATGGGATTTTTCTGAATACTCTCCATGAGGGTTTTTTCCTTCACGCATTTCCCCTCCATGAAAGGCCATGTCTTCCATATGCTCACGAACCCGGGACCGAAACTGCTCATATTGCACGGGCGACAAGGCCTCTTTGACTTTGAGATAAACCCCGACACGATACATCATCATGTTTTTTTGTAATAGGCTGATTTCATCAACTTTTCGGGTAATGGCAGCCATATCGACTTGTTTGGCATCCATGAGAGTCCCCATATCGACCATGGCCAACCGTAAATCGGCCCCATTTTGAATCATGGTCTTCCGATAGTCCAATTCAAGCGGGCGGAGCTGGGTCACCTGATCCTCAGAAAGACCCAATTCGTCTTTCATGTCTAATGGAGAAAGACCACCATGATGCTCCATTCCTTCATGATCACTTTTGCCATATCCCATTCCCGCATGAGGCTGTTTCCCATGGGGATCGTGAGCACTCCCGGGATCCGCTCCTGCCCAGGATGTTGTTCCCCCTATGACAAGTGTCACCAAACCTACGACCACCAGGAAGTGCTTAAAACCCTGCATACTCAAATCCCCTTTCTTGAAAGTAAAATTACTCACGCTTCCGAAACCAATGATGAATGTCTCCTTCGCAATCAACACCTGACTTCAGACTAATTTCCCACTTAACTATAGCAAATTCATACAGAAAGTTGGGGGGAAGATCATCAGCAAGGTATACTAGAAATATACGTCATTTTTTCGGAGATGCCATCTAAGAGAAAGAGAAGGTGACATGGAAGATTATTTGCCAGGCCTGGCAGGGGTTCCTGCTGCGAAATCAACAATCAGTTATGTCGATGGAATCCAAGGAATTCTAGAATATCGCGGGATCCCGATTGAGGAACTTGCAACCCGAAGCACCTTTACCGAAACGGCGTTTTTATTATTATTCAACCGGCTTCCAACTCAAGCAGAACTCTCCCGGTTTCATGAGGATCTTACGCACCATCGCCGGATCAAATATCGCATCACCGATCTCCTGAAATGCCTCCCGGAGCATGGACATCCGATGGATGCTCTCCAAGCGGCAGTGGCCGCCCTCGGCATGTTTTATCCGGTGCCGGATGTCCGGGATGATGCCACCCGGTATTGGACCGCTGTCCGGCTCATCGCCAAACTCCCCACCATCGTCGCGGCGTTTGCCCGCCTGCGTCATGGTGATGAGCAGATCCAACCACGTGACGACCTTTCCTTCGCCGAAAACTTTTTATACATGCTCACGGAGAAAGTTCCTGCTCCCGACATTGCCAGGATGTTTGATATCTGTCTGATTCTCCATGCCGAACACACCATGAACGCTTCGACATTTAGCGGACTGGTGACGGCCTCCACACTGGCCGATCCGTTTACGGTCATCGCCTCCGCCATTGGCACACTGGAGGGCCCATTACATGGCGGCGCCAATGAGGCGGTCATTCACATGCTGGAGGAAATAGGAACCGTTGAGGCTATTCCTGCATACCTGGACCACAAATTTTCTTTAAAGCAAAAAATTATGGGGTTCGGGCATCGGATTTATAAGGTCAAAGACCCACGCGCCACTGTGTTACAAGAATTCGCCCAAGAATTGGATACCCGACCGGATGGCAATTCTTTATTTACTCTGGCCAGGGCGGTTGAGCAGGAAATGGAAAAACGCGTGGGACCCAAAGGGATACGGCCCAACGTGGATTTTTACTCCGGGATTATTTACCATCGAATGGGCATCGACACTGATTTATTCACGCCGGTCTTTGCGATGGCCAGGGTGGCCGGGTGGTTGGCGCACTGCTTTGAACAATATCAGGATAATCACTTGTTCCGGCCTGACCAGATTTATGAGGGGCCCCGCCATCGGTCTTACCAATCAGTGGAAACGCGTGAAACCCGTTAATCAGGGCACAAACCCCGCCGGTGTCATCGCTGTGAGAACCTTTGTGCTATTGGTTGAGGATAATGAACGCCTCCTATACTTATGATGTGCTCGTCATTGGGGCCGGTCTGGCGGGAATGCGGGCGGCTCTTGCCGCGCATAACCAAGGGGCTTCAGTGGCCATCATGACGAAAGTCCATCCTGTGCGCAGTCATTCCAATGCCGCACAAGGCGGCATTAACGCCGCCCTGACCGACCGGGGAGACCACTGGGAAGACCATGCCTTCGAAACGGTTAAAGGCAGTGATTATCTGAGCGACCAGGATGCCGTTGAGGTCCTCGCTCAAGAAGCCGGCCAGGATATCATCGCCTTGGAGCATATGGGGGTCATCTTTAACCGGAACGAGGAAGGCCACCTCGGGACGCGCCGATTCGGTGGACAAAAACGGGCCCGAACTTTTTTTGTGTCAGACTTTACCGGGCAGGCGCTGCTTCACGTGCTGTATGAACAAACGCTGCAGGCAAACATTCCCGTCTATGAAGAATGGTTTGCGACCTCCCTCGTGAAAGACGACCAGGGACGGTGTGCCGGAGTGGTGGCCTTTGAAATTCGCACAGGAACCTTCGCGCTCTTTCGAGCCAAAGCCGTGATCATGGCCACAGGCGGTTTAGGCCGGGTGTACGAACCCAGCACCAATGCCTTGATTTGTACGGGTGATGGCATGGCCGTGGCCTATCGGGCCGGGGCGCCCTTAATGGATATGGAAATGGTGCAATATCACCCGACGACGCTGAAGGGGAAGGGCCTCCTGATTACGGAAGCCGCCAGAGGAGAAGGGGCCTATCTTCTCAACAGCAAGGGAGAGCGCTTCATGGAACGCTATGCGCCCAATATGCTGGAGCTGGCTTCGCGGGATGTCGTCTCCCGTGCGGAACAAATCGAAATCAATGAAGGGCGTGGCATCAAAGGCTGCGTCCTGCTTGACTGCAGGCATTTGGGACGGGCCTTCCTTCAGGATCGTCTCGGACAAATCTATGCCGAAGCCAAAACGTTTGCCAATATCGATTTAGCCGAAGAGCCGTTACCCATCCGCCCAGGGATGCATTACCAAATGGGGGGCATCAAAACCGATACCGAAGGCCGATGTTGGGATGTCCAGGGCCAATGGGCCGGCGTGCCGGGTCTTTTCGCTGCGGGAGAAACCGCCTGCGTGAGCTTGCATGGCGGCAACAGGCTGGGCGCGAACTCTCTCTTGGACACCGTGGTATTTGGCCGACGGGCTGGAACATGTGCCGCAGAGTATGCCAGCACGATCCCTTCTCCCTCCATTCCAGACAGCGCCATTGACGCAGACAAACACCTGGTGGCCGGCATCGTGTCACGGAAAGGACCGGGAGAACGAGCGGCTGCGATGCGGCTGGAAATGGGCACCACCATGAACCGGCATGTGTCGGTCTTTCGTGAGGAGGAAGGCATGGAGACCGCCCTCCACCAAATCACCCAATTAAAAGCACGTTGGCCCGACCTCACCATCCAGGATAAAGGGCAGGTGTTTAATACCGGATTGATCGCGGCACTGGAATTGGGGTTTATGTTGGACTGTGCGGAAGCCATCATTGTGGGCGCGCTCACCAGACAGGAAAGCCGTGGGGCCCATTTCCGGACGGATTATCTTGATCGGGACGACGAACACTGGCTCAAACATGTGTTGTTGTATCATAGACCCGATGCTCCTCCACACGTCGACTATCTACCGGTGCGAATCACCCAATGGCAACCTCAAATTCGCGTCTATTAATGAAGTCAAAATGCCCATTATGGCCTCTTTGGAACCATTTTAGAGTTGCAAAGCCACCCGGTAACGGCCTAAAGGAGGTATACTATAAACATAAGCCGAGGAATCACCCCCACTGATGCACACCACTCTTCGCATACGCCGCTTTAATCCTGAACACGATCATCCCTCCTCGTACTATCAGGAATATGACCTGGAAATCGATCCTTCCGACAGTGTCCTCGATGGACTCATCAAAATCCGGGAAACCATTGATGATTCTTTAACACTTCGTTGTTCCTGTCGTGGAGCCATTTGCGGATCTTGCGGCATGCGCATTAACGGACACGCCACACTGGCCTGTAAAACCAAAATGATTTCGGTCGCCTCGGAAGGAGGGACGATCCAGGTTGAACCCATGAATAACATGCCGGTCATTAAAGATCTGGTCACGGATATGGCGCCGTTCTGGTCAAAGATTCGACAGATTCAGCCGTGGCTCCAACCGGAAGGGCCGCTTCCCACCGCTGAATATACCGCCTCCCCGGAATCCATGAGCCATCTCTCCGGGGTCATGAGCTGTATCATGTGTGGCGCCTGCGTCTCCGACTGCACGGTCTTGGATGTCGATAAGACATTCGTCGGGCCTGCTGCCCTGGCGAAAGCCTATCGGTTTGTCGCCGATCCGCGAGATGCGGCCACTTCCCAACGACTGACTTCCCTCAATCAGGCGGGCGGCATGTGGGATTGCACCCGCTGCATGGAATGTATTCAGGTCTGCCCCAAAGGGGTAGGCCCGATGGACCGAATCATGGCGTTGCGGGCAAAAGGTCTGGCAGAAAAAGTTCCTGCTACCTGTGGCTCCCGACATGCCGAGGTATTTTCGGACATCATCAAACACAAAGGGATTCTTGACGAACCGATGCTGGCGATCAGAACCTTCGGCCTTAAAAATATTGGCCGATTAATCGGTATGATCCCCATGGTTGTTCAATCGGTCTTTAAAGGCAAAGTCCCTCTCTCGGGTCCGCTTCACCGGCCGATTCCGGGAATCCAACATATCCAACGGCTCTTTAAACAGGTCAGGATTAAACGATGACATCTGCCAAAATCATTGCCATTATTTCCGGGCACAAACCTTTTCTCCCCGTAAGAGAGAGAAAACAAGAAGGGGGAGAGCAATGAAATATGCCTTCTTTCCCGGGTGCGTCTCAAAGGGAGCCTGCCCCGAATTGTATCAATCCGTCATGCAGGTCTATCCCAGATTGGGAATCGAACTCGCGGAAATGACCACCGCCTCCTGTACCGGTGCGGGTGTGTTGCAGGAAAAAGACCTGCGGCTGGGCGATGCGCTGAATGCCCGCACCTTTGCGCTGGCCGAACAACAAGGCCTCCCCATCATGACCATCTGTAGTACCTGCCAGGGCGTGATGAGCCAGGCCAACCATCGTCTCACGACTCAACCGCACTATCTTCAGGAAATTAATGGCTTGCTCCAAGAGGAAGGATTGACCTATCGGGGAACCACCACGATCAAACATTTTTTGTGGATTCTCCTGGAAGACGTGGGGGAGGAAACTTTGCGACGCCATATCACCCGTCGCTTATCGGGTCTTCGTGCCGCGCCGTTTTATGGGTGCTATATTCAACGGCCGACTAATGCCCTGGAATTCGACCGGCATCCTGATCGGGGAAAGTCCCTTGAACGGATCATCGAAATATTAGGAGCGGAGGTCGTGGACTTTCCAGGGAAAACCCGATGTTGCGGATTTCCCATTTTGACCATTAATGAAAAAAACTCGCTCACGATGGTCGCCACGCATACGCGGGATGCCAAATCACACGGAGCCGATATCATGGTTACCCCCTGCCCGCTCTGCCATCTCAACCTCGACGGCATGCAGACCAAAGCCGCCAGTCAGGAACAGGCATCTATCGATCTCCCGATTCTCCATCTTCCGCAACTGTTAGGCCTTGCCATGGGGTTGGATACCAAGAGCCTCGGATTACAACGAAACCTTATTTCTCCTGAATCGGCTCTGGCTAGAATTGGTGGCGGCGGATAACCACAGTTTTCCTGATAATAAAAGAGGTCTGCAGTGTTAGAACGGCGCCTAATCGAAGCTTAACGCAATAGCGTAAATACCGAATTGGGGCACCCAATGCCCGTGTTTTCGATAATCATCCCGCCAATACTTCGGCATCTCCATGTGCGTCGCTATATGGTTCACGTACAGCTCACGGAAAACCGGATCTTGCGTATGCTGATAAAGGGTCCACAATCCCCAGCTCCGGCTGAAGTTCAGGCCGGCTGAATGGACCGTGGGGAAAGAAGTCAGAGGAAAAAGGTTTCCGATTTCCTGGATGTAGGACTCCAGCCATTCCGCAGAGTCT
Above is a window of Candidatus Nitrospira neomarina DNA encoding:
- a CDS encoding Spy/CpxP family protein refolding chaperone, whose protein sequence is MQGFKHFLVVVGLVTLVIGGTTSWAGADPGSAHDPHGKQPHAGMGYGKSDHEGMEHHGGLSPLDMKDELGLSEDQVTQLRPLELDYRKTMIQNGADLRLAMVDMGTLMDAKQVDMAAITRKVDEISLLQKNMMMYRVGVYLKVKEALSPVQYEQFRSRVREHMEDMAFHGGEMREGKNPHGEYSEKSHGHDGGIEKNHP
- a CDS encoding FAD-binding protein — translated: MNASYTYDVLVIGAGLAGMRAALAAHNQGASVAIMTKVHPVRSHSNAAQGGINAALTDRGDHWEDHAFETVKGSDYLSDQDAVEVLAQEAGQDIIALEHMGVIFNRNEEGHLGTRRFGGQKRARTFFVSDFTGQALLHVLYEQTLQANIPVYEEWFATSLVKDDQGRCAGVVAFEIRTGTFALFRAKAVIMATGGLGRVYEPSTNALICTGDGMAVAYRAGAPLMDMEMVQYHPTTLKGKGLLITEAARGEGAYLLNSKGERFMERYAPNMLELASRDVVSRAEQIEINEGRGIKGCVLLDCRHLGRAFLQDRLGQIYAEAKTFANIDLAEEPLPIRPGMHYQMGGIKTDTEGRCWDVQGQWAGVPGLFAAGETACVSLHGGNRLGANSLLDTVVFGRRAGTCAAEYASTIPSPSIPDSAIDADKHLVAGIVSRKGPGERAAAMRLEMGTTMNRHVSVFREEEGMETALHQITQLKARWPDLTIQDKGQVFNTGLIAALELGFMLDCAEAIIVGALTRQESRGAHFRTDYLDRDDEHWLKHVLLYHRPDAPPHVDYLPVRITQWQPQIRVY
- a CDS encoding citrate synthase, producing MEDYLPGLAGVPAAKSTISYVDGIQGILEYRGIPIEELATRSTFTETAFLLLFNRLPTQAELSRFHEDLTHHRRIKYRITDLLKCLPEHGHPMDALQAAVAALGMFYPVPDVRDDATRYWTAVRLIAKLPTIVAAFARLRHGDEQIQPRDDLSFAENFLYMLTEKVPAPDIARMFDICLILHAEHTMNASTFSGLVTASTLADPFTVIASAIGTLEGPLHGGANEAVIHMLEEIGTVEAIPAYLDHKFSLKQKIMGFGHRIYKVKDPRATVLQEFAQELDTRPDGNSLFTLARAVEQEMEKRVGPKGIRPNVDFYSGIIYHRMGIDTDLFTPVFAMARVAGWLAHCFEQYQDNHLFRPDQIYEGPRHRSYQSVETRETR
- a CDS encoding CoB--CoM heterodisulfide reductase iron-sulfur subunit B family protein; translation: MKYAFFPGCVSKGACPELYQSVMQVYPRLGIELAEMTTASCTGAGVLQEKDLRLGDALNARTFALAEQQGLPIMTICSTCQGVMSQANHRLTTQPHYLQEINGLLQEEGLTYRGTTTIKHFLWILLEDVGEETLRRHITRRLSGLRAAPFYGCYIQRPTNALEFDRHPDRGKSLERIIEILGAEVVDFPGKTRCCGFPILTINEKNSLTMVATHTRDAKSHGADIMVTPCPLCHLNLDGMQTKAASQEQASIDLPILHLPQLLGLAMGLDTKSLGLQRNLISPESALARIGGGG
- a CDS encoding succinate dehydrogenase/fumarate reductase iron-sulfur subunit, with product MHTTLRIRRFNPEHDHPSSYYQEYDLEIDPSDSVLDGLIKIRETIDDSLTLRCSCRGAICGSCGMRINGHATLACKTKMISVASEGGTIQVEPMNNMPVIKDLVTDMAPFWSKIRQIQPWLQPEGPLPTAEYTASPESMSHLSGVMSCIMCGACVSDCTVLDVDKTFVGPAALAKAYRFVADPRDAATSQRLTSLNQAGGMWDCTRCMECIQVCPKGVGPMDRIMALRAKGLAEKVPATCGSRHAEVFSDIIKHKGILDEPMLAIRTFGLKNIGRLIGMIPMVVQSVFKGKVPLSGPLHRPIPGIQHIQRLFKQVRIKR